CCTCATATTCCTTATTTTCTTCTATTATAGCATTAAAGTTCTTCCTATAAAAATTTATCCCATTTTCCAATAAAAGGTTCGGTATTTGCACCTAGAATCTTCAAAAAAGATATTATGGAAATTTTCAGAAAATTCAACTTTTTTCTTTACAAGTAGAAAAATCTCTGCTATAATTGACCCCGTAAGAAAACAATCTTTCTAAGGAGAAACATCATGACAACTGCTAAACAATATATCCAAAGCACTTTTGAAGCTGTAAAAGCCCGCAACGGACACGAAGCAGAATTCCTCCAAGCTGTTGAAGAGTTTTTCAGCACGCTAGAGCCAGTCTTTGAAAAACACCCAGAATACATCGAAGAAAACATCTTAGCTCGTATCACTGAGCCTGAGCGCGTAATTTCTTTCCGTGTGCCTTGGGTTGACCGTGAGGGGAAAATCCAAGTCAACCGTGGTTACCGCGTACAATTTAACTCAGCAGTTGGTCCTTATAAGGGCGGACTTCGTTTCCACCCAACTGTAAATCAAGGGATTTTGAAATTCCTCGGATTTGAACAAATTTTTAAAAATGTCTTGACTGGCCTACCAATCGGCGGAGGTAAGGGTGGTTCTGACTTTGATCCGAAAGGTAAAACCGACGCAGAAGTCATGCGTTTCTGCCAAAGCTTCATGACCGAATTGCAAAAATACATCGGCCCTTCACTTGACGTTCCAGCTGGTGATATCGGTGTTGGCGGACGTGAAATTGGCTACCTCTACGGTCAATACAAACGTCTTAACCAATTCGACGCTGGTGTCTTGACTGGTAAACCTCTTGGATTCGGTGGTAGCTTGATTCGCCCAGAAGCTACTGGCTACGGTTTAGTTTACTATACCGAAGAAATGCTCAAAGCTAACGGAAACAGCTTTGCTGGTAAAAAAGTAGTCATTTCAGGTTCTGGTAACGTAGCCCAATACGCTCTGCAAAAAGCTACTGAGCTGGGAGCAACTGTTATCTCTGTGTCTGACTCAAATGGTTATGTTATTGATGAAAATGGTATCGACTTCGACCTGCTAGCAGATGTGAAGAATAATCGTCGCGCTCGCTTGACAGAATACGCTGCTGAGAAAGCAACTGCTAGTTACCATGAAGGCTCTGTCTGGACTTACGCTGGAAACTATGACATTGCTCTCCCATGTGCGACTCAAAACGAAATAAACGGTGAAGCTGCCAAACGTTTGGTTGCCCAAGGGGTTATCTGCGTCTCTGAAGGAGCTAACATGCCTAGCGACCTTGATGCCATTAAAGTCTACAAAGAAAACGGTCTTCTTTACGGACCTGCTAAAGCTGCCAATGCTGGTGGTGTGGCAGTATCTGCCCTTGAAATGAGTCAAAACAGCCTTCGCCTGTCATGGACTCGTGAAGAAGTTGATGGCCGTCTCAAAGACATCATGACCAATATCTTCAACACAGCTAAAACAACCGCTGAAACTTATGGACTTGGTACTGATTATCTTGCCGGTGCCAATATTGCTGCCTTTGAAAATGTAGCCAACGCTATGATTGCCCAAGGTGTGGTTTAACATATAAAATTAAAAATCAGCTTGCTCACTTGAGCAGCTGATTTTTTGTCTATCAATGGATTGTAACGATTTACCGATCCGACTCTTTCAAAAGGGCCAGATATTCCTCTAAAACTAGATGATGTTTTTGCATATATTGGGCCGATTCTAGGCCGACATAACGATAGTGCCAATTTTCAAAATCCACGCCAGTAATATCGCTTTTCCCTTCAGGATAGCGCAGAATAAAGCCGTATTTAGGAGCAATTTCTGCAATCTTATGGGCTACTTCATCATTCTGACCTTCTGACTCGCTCATATCAATCGCCAAGCCTGTCTGATGCTCGCTGGCACCTGGTAGCTGGATCCGTTTTTGCACTTCTTGCTCTGCTTCTTGCCGAGACAAGCCTTCTTCTTCGGCCAAGGCTAGCGCTTCTTCATAGAGCTCTGTCTGATCTGCTCGGCTACGATAGCCCGAAATCAAGGTTTCTCCCGGCGCAATGGCCCGAGCCGCAGCTAAAAATTGTCTGGTGTTTTCAGCAATCCGTCTATCTACCTCAATATCATCAATTTGGCTCAACCTAGGATGAGATTCTTCCTGTAAACGACTACGATTGACCAAAATCAATTCCCAATCATCAACTGACACCTTGGGTAAGTCAGAAATCTGGACTCCAAAACCATGATTAATAAAAGTTGGCAAGTCTTCATCCATATCTTGCACTCGTAATAGAGCAAAAAACAAGCTAATGGCAATTCCTAGAAATAAGAGCCTATTTATCAGTCGAAATAGTGAGAGTTTTCTCCTTCTTTCGCGGCGACGTCTTTTCAAGCCTTGTCCTCCAGCTCTTTCGCTCCAACTTCACGATAGGACATATCGCCGATAGAAACGACTGAAAATTGACCATCTTCATAATCTACGATTGTCACACTACCATTGCCTAGACCGTGAGGTTGCATGCGATTAATCAGGTAGACAAAAGTTCCAATGGTCATGCCATGACTAACCACCAAGGCATTGCCACCACCCGCAGCCTCCAGCTCCTCAGCAATCTCTGAGAAGCCTTGCCAAATTCGGCTACTGAGTTTTTCCCAATTCTCAGCCCAGCCAGCCGTATCGACTTCCACCAAACCTTCTGCCAATTCAGCATAGCTTAGTTGATGGACATGGTTGATATTAAAGACTCTAGGCATGACTCCCATAAAGAGCTCGCCATCATAGCCACCATCAAAGCTGCCAAAACACCACTCTCGAATGCGCTTGTCAAACCGGTAAGGA
This genomic window from Streptococcus cristatus AS 1.3089 contains:
- the gdhA gene encoding NADP-specific glutamate dehydrogenase, with the protein product MTTAKQYIQSTFEAVKARNGHEAEFLQAVEEFFSTLEPVFEKHPEYIEENILARITEPERVISFRVPWVDREGKIQVNRGYRVQFNSAVGPYKGGLRFHPTVNQGILKFLGFEQIFKNVLTGLPIGGGKGGSDFDPKGKTDAEVMRFCQSFMTELQKYIGPSLDVPAGDIGVGGREIGYLYGQYKRLNQFDAGVLTGKPLGFGGSLIRPEATGYGLVYYTEEMLKANGNSFAGKKVVISGSGNVAQYALQKATELGATVISVSDSNGYVIDENGIDFDLLADVKNNRRARLTEYAAEKATASYHEGSVWTYAGNYDIALPCATQNEINGEAAKRLVAQGVICVSEGANMPSDLDAIKVYKENGLLYGPAKAANAGGVAVSALEMSQNSLRLSWTREEVDGRLKDIMTNIFNTAKTTAETYGLGTDYLAGANIAAFENVANAMIAQGVV
- a CDS encoding histidine phosphatase family protein; the protein is MAKTRLYLIRHGKTMFNTIGRAQGWSDSPLTAEGERGIHELGIGLRQAGIDFKIARSSDSGRTIQTMGIILEELGLTGKIPYRFDKRIREWCFGSFDGGYDGELFMGVMPRVFNINHVHQLSYAELAEGLVEVDTAGWAENWEKLSSRIWQGFSEIAEELEAAGGGNALVVSHGMTIGTFVYLINRMQPHGLGNGSVTIVDYEDGQFSVVSIGDMSYREVGAKELEDKA
- a CDS encoding M15 family metallopeptidase, whose translation is MQDMDEDLPTFINHGFGVQISDLPKVSVDDWELILVNRSRLQEESHPRLSQIDDIEVDRRIAENTRQFLAAARAIAPGETLISGYRSRADQTELYEEALALAEEEGLSRQEAEQEVQKRIQLPGASEHQTGLAIDMSESEGQNDEVAHKIAEIAPKYGFILRYPEGKSDITGVDFENWHYRYVGLESAQYMQKHHLVLEEYLALLKESDR